In Gimesia benthica, a single window of DNA contains:
- a CDS encoding Lpg1974 family pore-forming outer membrane protein has product MRTNGFVGLIIAGICCISSPSLFAQADYPVEPSNESEGVFRISNTSDYQYEEYEPAAVDAVSFAPSSPRTSDLSPIAMPEGGAMVSSDYYGGGEYYTPAEGEYYGPVEQYSQGDWIEDPYLEEGSYERLGLVFGAAAVFLKPGFDTDTAFTTEDQTGPATITTSNDFGYSYQTAPRINLGLIDNEGLSAQVRWFQLEDNSGASAIAGNNFTFFNGLPTKTAIGGLRAGGQAGDFVVAASQMKLYTIDVDLSQELNFERWQTTFGGGYRHASVSQAYQAYGTASGAAVASDVGHRFDGNGIVVFGEARRPLGLWDRRTKGTSSLSLISSAKYSALWGKSKYSAVDTNPGPVNAIAQTSENKSLSIAEIQVGMQADFVLQTGALVWVRAAWDGIWWNGAGSAASESGDLSLLGGSISLGMDW; this is encoded by the coding sequence ATGAGAACGAACGGATTCGTTGGCTTGATAATTGCGGGAATCTGCTGCATATCTTCACCATCCCTGTTTGCGCAGGCAGATTACCCGGTCGAACCATCTAATGAATCTGAAGGGGTCTTCAGAATATCCAATACTTCAGACTACCAGTATGAAGAATATGAGCCGGCCGCCGTCGATGCCGTCTCGTTTGCCCCTTCCTCTCCACGGACCTCCGATCTGTCACCGATCGCCATGCCCGAAGGCGGTGCCATGGTTTCGAGTGACTACTACGGGGGTGGCGAATACTATACCCCCGCTGAAGGTGAATATTACGGTCCCGTAGAACAATACAGCCAGGGCGACTGGATCGAAGATCCTTACCTGGAAGAAGGTTCCTACGAACGTCTGGGGCTCGTCTTCGGTGCTGCTGCTGTCTTCCTGAAGCCAGGCTTCGACACAGATACAGCTTTCACCACGGAAGATCAGACCGGACCTGCCACCATTACAACATCCAATGACTTCGGATACAGCTACCAGACAGCTCCCCGTATCAACCTGGGACTGATCGACAACGAAGGCCTCAGTGCCCAGGTTCGCTGGTTCCAGCTGGAAGATAACTCTGGTGCCAGTGCCATTGCCGGCAACAACTTTACCTTCTTCAACGGTCTGCCGACCAAGACTGCCATCGGTGGTCTGCGAGCCGGTGGTCAGGCTGGTGACTTCGTCGTCGCTGCCAGCCAGATGAAACTGTACACAATCGATGTCGATCTGAGCCAGGAACTGAACTTCGAACGCTGGCAAACCACATTCGGTGGTGGTTACCGTCATGCATCGGTCAGCCAGGCTTACCAGGCCTACGGTACCGCCAGTGGTGCCGCAGTCGCTTCAGATGTAGGACATCGCTTCGACGGTAACGGTATCGTCGTCTTCGGTGAAGCACGTCGTCCCCTCGGATTATGGGATCGTCGTACCAAAGGAACTTCCAGCCTCTCGCTGATCTCCAGTGCCAAATACTCGGCTCTGTGGGGTAAATCGAAATACTCCGCCGTGGACACCAACCCCGGTCCGGTTAATGCCATTGCTCAGACCAGTGAAAACAAATCTCTGAGCATCGCTGAAATCCAGGTTGGTATGCAGGCTGACTTCGTTCTGCAGACCGGTGCTCTGGTCTGGGTGCGTGCCGCCTGGGATGGTATCTGGTGGAACGGTGCCGGTTCAGCTGCTTCTGAATCAGGCGACCTGAGCCTGCTCGGTGGTTCAATCAGCCTCGGGATGGACTGGTAA